One window of Mesorhizobium sp. PAMC28654 genomic DNA carries:
- a CDS encoding pyruvate dehydrogenase complex dihydrolipoamide acetyltransferase, whose translation MPINITMPALSPTMEEGNLSKWLVKEGDKVSPGDVIAEIETDKATMEVEAVDEGTVAKLVVPAGTEGVKVNALIAILAAEGEDAGAAAKGGGDAAPAKVEAPKAEAAKAEAPKAEAPKADAPKAGPAAAAPKTEAAPAANGHAGGERTFASPLARRLAKDAGVDVSSVTGTGPHGRVVKADVDAAIAGGGAKTAPAAKAAPAAAPAAPATTAASAPKAMSDDQVLKLFEPGSYELVPHDNMRKTIARRLVEAKSTIPHFYLTLDCELDALLALRTQLNAAAPMKKTDKGEAPAYKLSVNDMVIKAMAMALKAVPDANASWTESAMVKHKHVDVGVAVSIPGGLITPIIRKADEKTLSVISNEIKDLASRARSRKLKPEEYQGGTTAVSNLGMFGIKDFAAVINPPHATILAVGAGEQRAVVKNGEIKVATVMSVTLSTDHRAVDGALGAELLVAFKRLIENPMGMLV comes from the coding sequence ATGCCAATCAACATCACCATGCCGGCCCTCTCGCCAACGATGGAAGAGGGCAATCTGTCCAAGTGGCTCGTGAAGGAAGGCGACAAGGTTTCGCCGGGTGACGTGATCGCCGAAATCGAGACCGACAAGGCGACGATGGAGGTCGAAGCCGTTGATGAGGGCACGGTTGCGAAGCTGGTCGTTCCAGCCGGTACCGAAGGCGTCAAGGTCAATGCTCTGATCGCTATTCTTGCCGCGGAAGGCGAGGATGCTGGCGCTGCCGCAAAGGGCGGTGGCGACGCCGCGCCGGCTAAGGTTGAGGCTCCGAAGGCTGAGGCCGCCAAGGCCGAAGCACCAAAGGCTGAGGCACCAAAGGCCGATGCACCAAAGGCCGGACCTGCCGCTGCCGCACCCAAGACGGAAGCCGCGCCTGCCGCCAATGGTCATGCCGGTGGTGAGCGCACCTTTGCCTCGCCGCTTGCACGTCGCCTTGCCAAGGACGCCGGCGTCGATGTGTCCTCGGTAACCGGCACCGGCCCGCATGGCCGCGTGGTGAAGGCCGACGTTGACGCGGCGATTGCCGGTGGCGGCGCCAAGACGGCTCCCGCAGCCAAGGCAGCGCCTGCAGCTGCTCCGGCGGCTCCCGCCACCACAGCGGCGTCTGCACCCAAGGCCATGTCGGACGATCAGGTGCTGAAGCTGTTCGAACCCGGCTCCTATGAACTCGTCCCGCATGACAACATGCGCAAGACCATCGCGCGCCGCCTGGTCGAGGCCAAATCAACCATTCCGCATTTCTACCTGACGCTCGACTGCGAACTCGATGCGCTCTTGGCGCTGCGCACGCAGCTCAACGCGGCGGCGCCGATGAAGAAGACCGACAAGGGCGAAGCGCCCGCCTACAAGCTGTCGGTCAACGACATGGTGATCAAGGCGATGGCCATGGCATTGAAGGCGGTGCCGGATGCCAATGCCTCGTGGACCGAAAGCGCCATGGTCAAGCACAAGCATGTCGATGTCGGTGTCGCCGTCTCGATCCCCGGCGGCCTGATTACGCCGATCATCCGCAAGGCGGACGAAAAGACGCTGTCGGTGATCTCCAACGAGATCAAGGATCTTGCCAGCCGCGCCCGCAGCCGCAAGCTGAAGCCGGAAGAGTACCAGGGCGGCACCACGGCGGTGTCCAACCTCGGCATGTTCGGCATCAAGGACTTTGCCGCGGTCATCAACCCGCCGCATGCGACGATCCTTGCGGTTGGTGCCGGCGAGCAGCGGGCCGTGGTGAAGAACGGCG